cacggtaggacactttaccacgccaaccCAGTAGCAAGTGGTCTGGAATCATTGTAGCACAAAGTATGGCAGTGAATGGTCCTGGGTCTTGGTCACATTCATGCAATattcggtctttatctttctgtgtcagccttaggagagtgatatcattcatggtcacctggttgaaataggggaattttgtaagggaacagtaatcccCTCTGTTTGGTGATCCCCGACACATTAGAACCCgagcatgctgggctgtttgcacttggctaaaagggatcatcctggagaatagccacgtgcgggggggagagggggggtaaGGAGTGCTGCACATCTACCccaaaactgcagcccctccttttaaacagcAACCGCagtccctccttttaaatggcaaacacaGCTGACATTGGTtactatgggaaaggagggtgctgcagtttgaaaccattcccacatgttatgaacgtggaagaagccaaccccgcgtaccctttggcttaccatggctgcctggaaaccgaattctgttgcccagccgtgtgtgatgtgtcaccataccagcaggcgcccaatataaaaggcaaaatgcgactttgtacctaaagcacatgtgctgtctgcttgattcactgtgaaagagtctcccttttgttctcagaaatgtatcatcttaaatgtctactctccctttcccccccctgcagctgcaaatgcttCTATGCTCCCCACATcaactccgtccctgaggttatcgcagattagaaggcgaaaaaaatgcactcgtaatgacatgttttccgagctcatgcagtcctcctgcactgacagggcacagctgaatgcatggaggcatttgaTGGCAGAGgtcaggaaagcatacagtgagcacGATCAGAACacacaggaggagatgctgaggttaatgggggagcaaacggacatgataaggcgtctggtggagctgcaggaaaggcaactagagtacagacccctgctgcatccactgtataactgcctgccctcctcgccaagttccatatcctcctcacccagatgcccaagaacgtggtggggaggctccgggcaccctgccactcaactccaggggatggcccaagcaacagatggctgtcattcaaacagctttgatttgtagtgtagTTACAATAAGCAATggggccttgtccttccctcctccctcagcccACCCCGTTATCAAACCCTTTGTACACCCAGGCTACCTTTTACTAGTCAGCGTTGTCAGTGAACtcaagttatttttaataaataatgaatggattcagaacaataaggactttatttcctgtgccagctgtggtcgaaggaggggagggggattggcttccagggaagtacattcaccaaagggagcggctttgcatcaaggacaaacacacacaactgtcacactatAGCcgggtcagtcatgaaactgtttttcaaagcctctctgatgtgcagcgtgcCTCGgtatgctcttctaattgccctggtgtctagctgttcaaaattggcacaaaatgattgtttgccgttgctttcaaggtgggagggatggagggaggggattcATTATTACTGGGCTATTTGGGTGGCTGATTTCCTCTTTCCTTGGTGTCTGTAAGTTTCTTTTTTACAAGAAGAGCCTGGCTTGCCCAGATAAGATATGAGAGCTGTGCGTCTGATGTTTTGAGCTGCTGCAATAAGGAAACATTGTATATAGCCCTATTAAAATACTTGCTTTCTGGCTGCTGCACTGTATTCCAAGTGGACTAAAAAAAAGTTGGCTGCGCGGTTAAGGGCGTGTGGAGGGGGGCACCTTGGCAAGCAATGCAGTCAGACCTTTGAGCTGAGTGGGGACATAAACACTCCCTCTTGCAAACACGGGACTCCAAATCCCTTGCAACCTAGACGACGAGTTTCGTTTCTTTCCTCACAACTGCTTGTTGTCAAAAATGCCGTCATCACCTAATGTGCAAACAGATCGTTAtagcctcccagccccccccccctttgttttgtgtggtttcccagcagcagcaagagggCTCGGTTTTTCTGTAGTGGCTGCTCTGCAGAAGAACCTGCCGCCGCTGCTGgctagaaaatctggccctaccgCTCAAGTGACAGCAGTGCGTGCGGTTTTcagctccagtccaagccctgGTGATAGCTGGAGGGCTGGGCGGCTAACAAACCACCCGATCGCTTTCGTTTCCCCCCCGCGTTGCCTTATCGGGTTTCCCTTTCCCCGCACGTGCCACGGAGGGGGCGGCGGGTCCTTGGCGCTGGCTCGGTTTCGTTTCTCCGGGTAGCTGTGGCGGGATGCTGCACCCCAACCGGCTGGCCCGGCTCACGCTGCTGCCCCGCTCGCTTTCCGCCATGGCGGCGCCTCCCGCGGGCTGCTCCGGACAGGCCCGACCGTGCTTCGCTGTGGAGGGGCCCGGCTCGGACCTGGTCTGCTTCACCCTCAGCGGCAGCGAGGGCGCAAGCGCCAgccccgagccccgctgctttgTGCCCGCTCCGGGGAGGTGCTATTCCCTCTGCGTCCCCGCAGCCCCTAGCGTCCCGGCGGCCAGGCTGCACCGGCGTTTGCAGCAGAGGCTGAGGCAGGGGCCGTTCGGGAGATGCCGGGTCCTGGGGCTCCTCTGCTACGGGGCGCAGGCTGCGCTGGAGAAGGGCTTCCTCATCCAGGACCCGCAGGGAGGCCCGGAGACCGAGCGCGCCCTGGAGGAACTGCTGCGGGGCCTGGGCGAGCTGCCGCCGCCGCTGGGCGTGTACGAGGCGGGCGAGCTGGGCGAGCTGTGGCAGTGCCTGTGGGCCCTGCGAGGGGCGGGCGGCAGAGAGCTGCTCCGCCGAGCCCGAGTGGTGGCCGTCGAGGAGCCGCCGCTGCACCCCGCAGTGCCCGGCCTTCGCCACGCCGCCGTGTTCCACTCCCTGGAGGCCGCCCGCAGCGTGGTGGAGCAGGTAAGATCCCGGGCAGCGGCCGTTCAGAGGGATATGAAGCTCAGCCTGATTGCACCTACTCAGCTCCCCAGGGGCTCTGCGCCTGGTTCTTTCTCGCAGTGCAACCCCGCCACCGCCAACTTCGGATTGACATTGGCCTAAGTGAGGGGGATCAGGTCCATGATCTATTTTCCTTTCTTAACCCCTGTGCCCTGAGCCTGCTTAGCAAGGAGTCTCCCACCTGGGATGCTGCATCCTACTTTCCCCAGGGTCTTATTTTTTGTGTAGAAGTGATGGGGCCTGAATCTGAACTCACACCCCAGAGTCGTTCTACTGACTTAAGTGGACATTACTTCTGAATGACACCAGCTTACATGAAATCAGGCACAGGCCCGAAGACTGTTGGATCATAatacctagcacttttcatcaatagatctcaaagtgctttacaaatgaggtATATGTgactatcctcattttacagaaggggaaactgaggcacagaacagtgaagtgacatgcccaaggtcacccagcaggctaatgGCAAAGACAGGTCTCCTGTACAGTGCCCTATCCAATAAGCAAAACTTCCTCATTTAAGTACTTGAGTGTAATAACAAGTTACAAGTACATAAACAGGACTTCATTAATCATTTACTAAAAGTAACCTATCTAAAGTGCTACCTCCATTGCTTTCAGATAATTTTTCAGAGTAACTTTAGCAACCTTTACACCTGAGGAGTTTACTCCACCTTTCCTtactgtcttcctcttccttgtttttttttaaacatatcctTATTTTCAAGAAGAAATAGAGCAGAATCACCACATCTGGACcaaagattgggattgttcaaATCAAAGACTTTGATTCTTGTGTCTGTCTTAAAATTGTATTGTCCTTCTGTATTAAACTGTACCCTTTCCAGTTAAATATGGTCTTTTGAAAAATACCTGTGTACCAGATTGCTTGTTGAGTAATCAGTGTTACATTCATTGCAGTGCACATCGTTAATCCCTGAAGCCACAGCTGTCCTTGATCTAGTGGATAAatgccccaagcattcaaaaaaggGAGAATTTCCTGTCATAGTTATTGAAGGATTAGATGCAACAGGTAGGTGCATAATGTGAATATAGAATCACAACTGAATAATTGTTAAAATAATGTCTGATGTGACTTCTGTGCATGCTTAAGGTTCATGAGATGTTCAAAAATAAGACTTCAGAAGTGGTTGGCAGAGTCCAGAAGAGCAAGTCACAAAGATCAAAATTCTCCTCCCAGATTTGCATCTCAACTCCAAAGTAATTTTTCACTTCAGGTGCAAATTTCCTACTAATGTCATTGGAAGAGCACTCAGATAGGCAAAGTTGAATATTGGAAATAAGAGCCGTTGTGCACAGTGCAGCCCTTAGTCTCTTGGAGAAGAGGAGAATCAAGGTACTTTTGAGCAACCATTAATTGCCTTTCCCAGAACAGCATTGTAAATGCCTCTGAAGATCTGTGCCTTCTGCATTTTCAGTTGTAGGGAACCACCCTAAACAGGGAGCAAAATTCATCGtggtgtcactccactgaagtgaacagaATGATACCAGGAATTAATTCGGCAACATCTGTGTACCCTGCCATGTCAATAAAGTTATTGAAACTGAAATGTAGAGACGTTACCATATGAGTAGATGGCCTAAAGGGCAATAGAGTCAGGCTAGGCAAAAGGGGGAAATGACTCTTTGACTAGGTATTACATTTCCAAAGCAGGAGTGTTTTAAATGGGGGTTttataatataaacaaacacacacaccttggaCAAGTCCCACACCAGCTCAATCTCATTGGAGCACAACATACAACAACCCTCCTGGGATCACTTCTTGTGTCACTGCTGTATTCCCTTTGATCTCTTCAGCAGAGCTCCAAATCCTTAAAGAGACAGGGTGCAGGTAAAGATAACCCCGCCAGCAAATATAACTCTGATATACTCTTATGGGTACTACATAGAAACTGTGATAAGAACTCGAATAGTCAGATAGAAGCCTACTGTGACATAGTCAAAACCCTATCCTATAACAACACAGTCAAGATACGTAGTAGGATACTAGATAAATATATCAAAATGTATTTTCCAGCTTAAAGGATAAGaacttttttttgcatttttaaaaattaaagctaaTTGTTATGATGTGCCATGCTATATGTCTAaagattttttatttgtttttatttgtatgttAACTGCAGGCAAAACAACTGTAACCCAGTCGGTCAAGGACTCACTGAATGCACTTCTCTTAAGGTCACCCCCAGCTTGTATCAGCCAATGGCGGAAGACTTTTGATGATGAACCGACACTCATCAGGAGGGCATTTTATGCTCTGGGCAACTACATTGTTGCTTCAGAAATAGCAAAAGCATCCACCGAGTCACCTGTGGTTGTAGACAGGTttgtaaaaaatattttcctgttgTTTGAATGTGACCATCCAGTCTTTCAATGTGACAAGTAATGCTACCTGAGTTACCTTTCTTGTCTTTAGCATTACTTTGGTGGTAGCCTggaaaatatttatgtatttctaCTTAATTCTGGTTGATGGTTTAAGTGCATATGAAAAAGGCAGCTTGATAGTATTGTCTTCAACCCCAGGCATATTATGATATTTGTAGGCCATCAGATGCAGGAGAAATGCAGAGAACAGAAATAGGACCTTTATGCTGTCTTTATTGACCTGACTAAAGCATTTGACATCAACAGCTGTCCTGGGCTATGGGCTATTACATAAGCTTGGTTGTCCAGAAAAATTCACCAACATTCTGAGGCTAGTTCATGATGGCATGCTCGAAAAAGTCTGCTTAGATGGTGTTCTGGCTGACCCATTTCCTATCACTAAAGATATTAAAAACAGTGCTGCGTAAATGGTCCGCTCTTGTAAAATTTCTTGTGTGCAGTAATGCTCAGTGATGCTATAGGAGACCTGAACGCTGGTATCGGGATACATTTCCAATCCTCTGGAAAATTATTTAATCTGAGCAGGCTTGCTCTGTGAAGGTCTTTGAGGCAATTGTTCATGAGCTGCTGTGTGCCGATGACTGTGTTCTAGAGGCACATACTTTAGAAGAGATACAATTGATTATGGACAGATTCGCAGAGTCTGCAGAAAGGTACAGGCTGACAATCTGAAAAAGACAGAGGTCGTGTATCAATCTGTGCCAGGGAAACCCTACGTGAAACAGTCACCATCAGCAACACAGAGCGAAATGCTGTTACAGACTTCTGTTATCTTGGCAATACATTGTGAAATGATGTTACTACAGATAAGGAGCTGACAAGTCGTGTCAACAAAGCTAGTTAATCATTTGACAGTTTTTCAGGCAGAGTCTGGCAGCAACATATTAAGCTTCAAACCAAGTTAAGTCTAAAAAGCAGTTGTGCTGTCCAACTTGTATCAGTGTTGACCTGCTACAGCATATTAAGCTTCTAGAAGAGTTCCGTTTATGACATCTGCATGACATATTCTGCATCAAACGGCATGATAAAGTTACCAGTAATGAAGTTCTGTAATGTAGTCACTCCACAGGGATTGAAGCCATGTTTATCTCATCACAGTTATGGTCACGTATTGAGGATGGATGACACTAGAATGTCAAAGTAGTTGCAGTTTGGTGAACTGAACTGCGTACAAGACGGCCAGAAGAAACACTTCAAGGACACACTGTGAATGCACTTCTCACCAGCTTGTATAAGCCAGTGGAGGAAGCATAACTTGAAACAGTGCAGCATTGACATTGACAGCTGTGAGTCATCAGCAACAGATGGATCACGGTGGTGAGCAATAGTAAACAATGAGGTTCCCAGTTCAAGATTAACCGCCGTATGGATCTTGAGGCACAGAGGCTGAGTTATAAACAGTGGTGGACTCAGCAGGCACAGATTGTAATCTCTTCCTCAGCATCGAGCTACCTATGCGCTTCATGTGGAAAGGACTGCCACTCGAGCATTGGCCTTTTTAGCCACAGTAATACCGTCATCAGCATCAACTTGAGTCACGAAGCACAACAACCAGATTATTATAGCAGCTGTATGTCTCAAAAGACGGTGCTGTAAATGCCAAAGCAGTTCCATTACTGTGTGTGGTGATGCTGCTGTGTTGCAAATGGCTAAAAGTCCAGTTCTCGAACAGCCAGGCGTAGCGCAGGCAAGTACTGTGCAAGATTCCTTAATACACTACTGCCTATTTGCAACAAACCTAAAGAGAGTGCAGACTGCCAATTGCAGCTGGCTGTAAGGATGTTTTAGATGAGTGTAAATTGAAGAtacaaaggttgcagatctcttgaAACACCTAGATAGATTTATGTGCGGGTCttgggaggagccagtggttatGGTACatataggtaccaatgacataggaaaAGGTAGAGGAGAGGTtatggaggccaaatttaggcttccAGGTAAGAGATGAAATTCCAGGACcatcatggtagcattctctgaaatgctttcagtTCCACACATATCGCCAGTTAGACGGACAGAACTGCAGGGTCCCAATTCATGGATGATTTGATGGTGTTTGGAGGAGgtatttaggtttattaggatcCAGTGATCCCTTGGGAAAAGGAGGACCATATACTCGAAGAATGGGCTCCACCTGAActaaaacagaaccagattgctcgcatgtaaaattaaaaaggttgcaggTGAATTTTTAAAGTAAGGTCTGGGAGAAAGCCGactggtgcagaggagcacacggTTTGGACAGACACATACCGTAGGGGAGAATTTGTTACAGATAAAAAGGAGAGGATAGAAGAGGATAAGTATAGGtaagaactgaagagaaacagtgaaacaaaaaagagtcccattcaattacattacATGAAGTTAGAGAACTAAATATTGAACATTTTTTATAAGTActtattaaatgaggatattaatataataggcatcacagaaacaatcataatcaatgggacacagtaataccaggatacaatatatatatatagaaatgacagagtaggttgtgctggtgggggagaggcACTATATgtaaagaaagcatagagtcaaatatagtaagaatcttaaatgaatcaaacagtaccacTGAATCTCCATGAATAGAAATTctgtgcttgaataataagagtaaacAGTAGGAATATAGTACCGATCATCTgatcaggatggtgatagtgattgagaaatgctcagggagatgagAGGCTACAAAACTAGAAAACCCAATACTAATGGGGGATTTCGACTagccccatattgactgggaatatGTCACCTCAGAACAGGATGCAGAGAttaaatttctagacaccattgaTGAATGCTGCTTGGGACAACTAGTCCTGGAACCCGCAAGGGGAGAGGGAATTCGTAATTTAGTCATTTGTAGCGCACAAAATCTGGTTCAaggggtgaatatagctgaaccacttggtaatagtgacaatAATGTCATtgaatttaacatccttgtagaggGAAAATGCCAGTTACAGTAACATTTCACTTTcaaaaaagggaactacacaaaaatgaggagttaattaaatggaaattaaaaggaacagtcatgagttaaatgcctgcaagctgcctgGAAACTTCTTAAGAATACTATAATATAGTTTAAGCCTCTATGTGTCCTCCCTCAAACccccctcaaccccaccccaaaaaaactcaaaacagtaagagaaccaaaaacaCCACCATGGCTATATAACAGAGTAAAAAAGGCAGGTAGCGACAAAAAGACGTCCTAGAAAATCTGAAGTAAAATCCTACTGGGAAAGTAGAaggaacaaactctggcaagtcaagggtaaaagtataattaggcaagcgaaaaaaagaatttgaagagcaactagcaaaagacacaaaaactagcaatttttttaaagtacatcagaagtcaGAAGCCAGCCAAACCATCAGAGGGATGACTGGACagtcgaggtgctaaaggagaactcaaggaagacaaggccattgcagagaagctaaattaattctttgcattggttttcATTGTTGGGGATGtgaggagattcccacacctgagccattctttttaggtgacatatctgaggaactgtcccagatggagTTCTCAgcggaggttttggaacaaaatgataaattaaacagtaataagtcaccaggaccagatggtattcacccaagagttccgaaggaactcaaatatgcaATTGTAGAACTACCAAATGTGATATGTAGCCTATCACTTAAATCTGTCTCTATAACCAGATGACTTGACGATAGCTGATTtaacatggatttttaaaaaaggctccagaggcaatcctggcaattacaggtcggtaagcctaacttcagcaccaggcaaattggttcaaactacagtaaagaacagaactatcagatacatagatgaataCGATATGATGGAGAAGAGACAACACatcttttataaagggaaattaaTCTgcatcaatctactagaattctttgaggctgTCAgcaaacatatggacaagggagatccagcgGTTACAGTGTATGttgactttcaaaaagcctttgacaaggttcatcaccaaaggctcttaagcaaagaaagGAGTTAGGGATAAGGGAAgatctctcatggatcagtaattggttaaaagatagaaaagaaAGGTTAAGAATAAAGCTAGTTTTCAcagtagagagaggtaaatagtggggtcccccaagggtCGGTAGTAGAATCAGTGCTGTtccatatattcataaatgatctggaaaaaggggtaaaccagtagtaaaatttgcagattttaCAAAATTACTCGagagttaaatccaaagctgactgcgaagagttcgTGGTCTCACGAAGAGATCTCACGAAacagggcaagaaaatggcaaatgaaattcagtgttgataaatgcaaagtaatgcacactggaaaacataatcccaactatacatacaaaatgatgggtgtataaattagctgttaccactcagtaaAGAGATTTCGGAGTCATtatgggtagttctctgaaaacatctgctcagtgtgcagcggcagtcaaaaaaagctaactttaggaaccattaggagagggataaataataaggcagaaaatatgataatgccactatataaatccatggtatgcccacaccttgaatacatcttgcagttctagttgccccatctcaaaaaatatattaaaataggaaaaagtacagagtagggcatcaaaaatgattaggggtatggaacagcttccatatgatgaGAGATTTAGAAGACTGGGAgtgttcaggttggaaaagaaatgactgagggggatatgatagaggtctataaaatcatgaatgatgtgtagaaagtgaataagaaagtgttattcaCCTcttccctgattcttgtgttatgtggtgacccaattaaattaataggcagcaggtttaaaacaaacatgaggaagcacttcttcacacaatgcacagtcaacctgtggaactcattggcagggattgttgtgaaggcaaaaagcataactgggttcaaacaagaattagataagttcatggaggataggtccatccatggctattagccaagatggtcagggatgcaatctcatgctctgggtgtccctagacctctgactgctagaagctggatgacaggaaatggatcacttgaaaacttgctctgttctgttcagtccctctgaagcatctggcaacagccactgtcggaagacatgatactagactagatggaccattggtctgatgcagtacggccattcttatattcttatgaagTGACTGAATTTAAAACACACTTAGCCCTACAGAGATGAAAAGATAGCAGTGCAGGTGGAGAGGAGTCCTCTAAATCCCCTAATCTGTCCAATTTACTAGTTCATTAGCATAATCAAAAAATGTTATTTCCTCAATTCTCCTGTTAAAAATATGAGTACTCTTTTTGTTGGGATGGTGACAAATTGGTGTGGCCATCCTGAATGAATGGTGAGAACATGGCTTGACATGACTGAACTGTGAAAGAGGGTTCTGGGAGCAGAATCCTTCTCATACCATCAGGCAGATGCCAGAGGTGAAACTGACTGGCTCCATGTGTATGATCAATACTGATCTTTGAGTCAGCAAATATGTCCACTTGAAAGCAAACAGCACGTGTAGAACATCTGGAGTGGAGCATGGGCTGACTGGGGCATCTCGTCCCTGTTGAAGGACATCACGCAAGGGACTGAAGTGAATGATTGACAAGGGAGTGAATGTGGGGTAATTTTCAGTTGGCACCACTCTGCAGTCTCCTCCTAAAGTATTAATTAGGTAAAAATTAGTAACCACACGCTCACTGGGCatgcttttaagacatctgaCTCCTTTGAGGAAAAAGAGTATAAAAACCAAGCAAATTAAATTACTGTTGGGATTCCTTAATTAACACTTAAAGAAGCAACGCTGCTAGACAGAGTAGCCAAAACTCTGCTCCATGGCCTCAAGTAGGACTGTGAACCAGAGGGGTCTCAAGGCAACCGAGGCCTTGCCTCGAGGGACTCCGAGACAGACCAGAGGGCTGAGAAGAACAGACCTGGAAAGAAGAAGCCGTCTATAAAATTGGTAATCaccttctctgtttgccaagcaggaactGCGTGAGGCTAGCGCAGGgcctgtttgtgtgtgtttgtgaaaaaGAGACTCGTTAAGGGGAATCTATAACTCCTATGTTAGACATTAAGAGCTATGTGCTTGATATAATCCTTTACCGCTTGTGTAATTGCTTCTCAATAAACTGCTGTGCATTGAAAATAATTACTGTGGACCTTTTTCACTGGTATGACAGTAATCTGCTCTGCCAGGAGCCAATAAAGATCAATTTCAGGGGTAGTAGCGCCCCCTGTTGTCAGCATTtggtagcagaggatggtttGCTGTCGTGTCTAAGTGAATGGGGTCTTTAAACTGAATGAAACGACTTCTGAACTGGTTGCCTGTTAAGAGCTTGGTATCCTGAATCATTGGTGTTAACCGACTAATTTAAATATTGTTCTGAATCAGTTCTGACATATTAATTCTAGCTCGGGGGGCCAGATTTAGTTACAGTACGAAGAGAGAGAAGTATACTGGTGAGTGGGGTTGTATTGGCCATTCTCGGAGTCGATGTTTTGCAAATGCAGACAGGGAAAGGTCGTCGAACCAGAGGACAAGGGGGACGCCCCAAAGCCTCCGAGTGTGGTTGTTGAGTGTTTGTTAAGACAGGTGTTTAAAAGCTTGGGGTCTGATCCATGTCTGGCTGATGCAGTCCCCACACTGCATGAGAAAGTTTTGGACAACTTGCTGTTGATGTATCGAAAGGGTTACACTCCTGAGAAAGCCCAAACAGCAGCACATGTCATCTGTGCTATGTATTGTGCTGTAGATAAATTTGTAAAGGAGCGAGATGTTTTGGAACGTCAGCGAGATGTTGTGCAAGAAAGTTTGGAACAAGAATTGGCAAAACTAAAATTGCAGAATGAAAGCCTGACACGTGACTTGCAAACTGGTGTAGCACAAAATGTAACCAAGGCTCAGCAGATAACAGCTTTAACCCAAACATGTCTGGAAAGAATAAATATACaggtggaagaggaagaggagcccCTTCCAGGACCTCCAGAAGCCCAGCCAGTAGTGATAGCAAAAACGCCTCAGCCTTCACGGCAAATACTAGAGGAAGTAAATTGTTCTCTGACTGAAACTAAAAAATAGGCACTGGCTAAACAAATGGACTCTTTGACTAAGAAAACATGTTTGTCTTGGCTGTTGGAATCTTGAAGATTTAAGAGAACTGGTAATAACTTGTGCTGGCCCTATGGAAGGAATGGCTTTGTGGGCAGAAATTGAGGCAGAGTTAAACAAAGGGGACAGAGACAGTGTTATCCAGAAGGTAGCCTGATACTTTCTGACCCCCTCTGAATTAAGAAGGATGGCTTTGTTGATACATCAGAAGGAAGGAGAATCTGTTCTAGCTTATTGTACTAGGTTGTTGTTGATATGCTCTCTGGTTGAAATCGAGGAAAAACAGCTGACAGATTTGTTCTTTGATGGTTTAAGGGAACCTATTAAGGTGTTCATAGGATCCTGGATGGATTGAGATCAGGTTGAATTGATTAAAGCAGCTCGGGAGGCAGAAAGGGTACTAAGTGGTGCAGGTAGTTCTTCTCGGAAAGTGATTAGTGAGGCTTCCTACAGCAGTCAAGCAGGCTATAATGGATCTAACCACACTGATATGAGACGTCGTAGTTGCAATTAAATAGGACAAGGCTGAGGAAGGCATGGTAGGAGATATGGAGTGTTTAGTGGGGGATCATTGCGAGCTCAGGTATAGGCTCAACTTCAGGAAAGAGGGGCAGATATGGCCTGT
This genomic window from Emys orbicularis isolate rEmyOrb1 chromosome 3, rEmyOrb1.hap1, whole genome shotgun sequence contains:
- the CMPK2 gene encoding UMP-CMP kinase 2, mitochondrial → MLHPNRLARLTLLPRSLSAMAAPPAGCSGQARPCFAVEGPGSDLVCFTLSGSEGASASPEPRCFVPAPGRCYSLCVPAAPSVPAARLHRRLQQRLRQGPFGRCRVLGLLCYGAQAALEKGFLIQDPQGGPETERALEELLRGLGELPPPLGVYEAGELGELWQCLWALRGAGGRELLRRARVVAVEEPPLHPAVPGLRHAAVFHSLEAARSVVEQCTSLIPEATAVLDLVDKCPKHSKKGEFPVIVIEGLDATGKTTVTQSVKDSLNALLLRSPPACISQWRKTFDDEPTLIRRAFYALGNYIVASEIAKASTESPVVVDRYWHSTAAYAIATEISGKVQNLPPTHHEVYQWPEDLLKPDLVLLLTVSPEERIRRLQGRGLEKTEEETELEANSLFRQKVEESYKRMENPGCQEVDASPSREEVLRTVLHLIKKHCGSL